The Paramisgurnus dabryanus chromosome 17, PD_genome_1.1, whole genome shotgun sequence genome includes the window cATTACTAGTAAGAAAATTGGTAACTTTATTGCAAAAAATCTaattcaagtatttcagaaaacTTGAAATGATGCCGCTATATCGTTTAATACAGTTACTACTACTGAAATTAAATCCCAAAAATATTTTCCTTGGAAGtaattgttttcttttctctACTTCCTGGTTGATCTGTAGTTCCTAAACGTGCCGATGTTCCGCAATGTGACTCTGAAGTGCTTGACTGAGATTGCAGGGGTCAGCGTGAGCCAGTACGAAGAACAATTTGTCAGTCTTTTCACTCTTACCATGATGCAGCTCAAACAGGTAACACTTTGAATAGTCTGTATTACCGAACCAAGCACATGCTGTCTCTCTTATTTACTGATCTAGGCACCAGTTGATCTTGTAAAAGTCTGATGTTGTCATATCTTACCTTACCATTGTTTTGTTGAAGATGCTTCCCCTGAACACAAATATCCGACTGGCATACGCAAATGGTAAAGATGATGAGCAAAACTTCATTCAGAACCTCAGCTTGTTCCTCTGCACCTTCCTCAAAGAGCACGGACAGCTTATAGAGAAGAGACTGAACCTCAGAGAGACTCTCATGGAGGTACATGCACGGACTGAAGCTTAGATGTTTATGAAAGCAAGCACACACACAGTCGGCCTCATATCAGTCACACAACGTGGTCCGTCTCTGGTTTAATGCAGTGTTGTTAAGGCCCTCTTTGTTCTTATTAGGCACTGCATTACATGTTGCTGGTGTCAGAGGTAGAGGAAACTGAGATCTTTAAGATCTGTTTGGAGTACTGGAACCACCTGGCTGCTGAGCTCTACAGAGAAAGCCCCTTCTCCACTTCCACCTCTCCTCTTCTTTCAGGGAGCCAACACTTTGATGTACCGCCCCGCAGACAGCTATACCTGCCTGTGCTGTCTAAGGTGGGAACTCTAGACAAAACTATTCCAGAGACTGCAGGCATCTAATATAAGTTTGTCACTGGCAGAAACACTGTTTATGTTCTTTTGCTACAGGTGCGTTTGCTGATGGTGAGTCGCATGGCCAAGCCTGAAGAAGTTCTGGTGGTGGAGAATGATCAGGGTGAGGTTGTTCGAGAGTTCATGAAGGACACAGACTCCATAAACCTCTACAAGAATATGAGAGAGACACTTGGTGAGTCCACTGTTTCTATAAACCTCATAAAGGTTTTGTTCATCACTCTGTCTGTGTTAGCAGTGAAATAATTTCTTTCGTTTTTTCCTCTGTAGTCTATCTGACCCATCTAGACTATGCTGATACAGAGCGTATCATGACAGAGAAGCTTCATAATCAAGTGAATGGTACCGAGTGGTCCTGGAAGAATCTAAACACGTTGTGCTGGGCCATTGGTTCCATCAGTGGAGCCATGCATGAGGAAGATGAGAAGAGGTTTCTTGTCACAGTTATTAAGGTACTGGAATCTTTAAATCTGTATATGCTGTAGCTAGATGCATGGTCTTTTTCTTGTCTCTAGGTTTAAAGCATAATTTATCCTGAAAAATGTATAAGTGTTATTTAGATATATGTGCACTAATTAAATTTTACATGTCTATCATTAACAGGACCTGCTGGGTTTATGTGAGCAGAAGAGAGGCAAGGACAACAAGGCTATTATCGCCTCAAACATCATGTACATTGTGGGCCAGTACCCACGATTTCTACGTGCTCACTGGAAATTCCTTAAAACTGTCGTCAACAAATTGTTCGAGTTCATGCATGGTGAGTCTTATTTAATTATTAGTCTTATCTGTGTAAACGGGTGTAAAAAAATTGTGTAATCTTTAAATAGCAACAGCTTTGTTTAGAGATGGACCGATATATTGCAGTTGCCATATCTTTTCATTATTTGCATTGGGTATAAATCTTACATGGACCTCATACTGGCCAATTTGCATCATTTTTGGCTTTTGGTtttgacattaaaaaaaaaacatatcagtCGACCACTAGCTTTTCTACATTTAATTACACGCATGCATCAGGTGCTGCATGTTTGCTATGCTACTGGATATAAAAAGAGCTTCTAATTTTAGAATTTAACTATCTGCTCCTCTCAGAAACCCACGATGGAGTTCAGGACATGGCATGTGACACTTTCATTAAGATCGCTCAGAAGTGCAGGAGGCATTTTGTGCAGGTGCAGGTGGGAGAGGTGATGCCCTTCATTGATGAGATCCTCAACAACATCAACACCATCATCTGTGACCTGCAGCCCCAGCAGGTACCAAAATACCCACATCCGTCTCAGTTAGCCTAttctttgtgttatttttacacTGGATTTTAGAAAAATAAAGGCATTGCATGGATGCTTCTGCAGTCCAGCTTGATCAACTGATCCTCTGTTCTCAGGTGCATACGTTTTATGAAGCTGTCGGCTATATGATTGGAGCGCAAACTGACCAGGCTGTGCAGGAGCACCTGATAGAGAAGTACATGTTGTTGCCCAACCAAGTGTGGGACAGCATCATTCAGCAGGCCACCAAGGTGCGatatataaacattaaaaagtgatttttttatttttattttttttcctttGTAAATTAATATGATATATTCCCCTTCCTGAACTAATTGATCTGAAATTAATGCTGTTTCTGCTCTTTCCTATATCAGAATGTTGACATCCTGAAGGACCCAGAGACCGTGAAACAGTTGGGCAGTATTTTGAAGACCAACGTCAGGGCGTGTAAAGCTGTGGGACACCCTTTTGTTATTCAGCTGGGCCGAATCTACCTGGACATGCTCAATGTATACAAGTGCCTTAGTGAGAACATCTCTGCTGCCATACAGACCAatggtgtgtgttttttttttttggatgtcTCATATCCCCTGTACTACTCAGTTTGTACATTTTTTGAGAGTAATCATGAATCAGATTTCTGGGTCATATAAGCAAAAGTGTATTAATGTTTTTCCAAAAAGGTGAAAGGTTATATTGAAAACATTTATCtgctataaaatatatattatatattgttcattaatacattttgtCACAGTACTAGAAAAACTTTATATGTATAGCTcatttataatgtttttctttcttatttTTATCTAATTTTTCTAGTTTGGCACTTGGACCCTTATTATCTCAGAGTAACATTATTCTGACGTCTGTCTTACAACAAAAATTCACAAGTCTAAAGACTGCCACTGAGCTTTACGCCACATACGTGTCTGAACAGCAGTCTATTATAAAGCTGTCTAAACTACGATATATATAGCACTGCAGCTAAAACAGAATGAGTGAAGTTCAAATGAATATTTACCGGATGAGTGCTCCTACTAAGAATTGTTGTATTTCTCACAGCTTTGTATTTCTCACAGCTTTGTATTTCTACTGTTTGGCATAAACATAACCTGGACCCAGGGGTCTTTGTTCACATCTGTTTATTTGATTTGGTGGTTGTCTGTTTTAATAGGCGAGATGGTGACCAAGCAGCCTCTCATCCGGAGCATGCGCACAGTAAAGCGAGAGACGCTAAAGCTGATCTCAGGCTGGGTCAGCCGCTCCAATGACCCACAGATGGTGAGAAACACAATTGAGCTGTTTAAGACAACCTGAAGCTTTAACAGTGTTAATTTGTTGattgcatgtatgtatgtatgtatgtatgtatgtatgtatgcagTGCATTAGAAATATGCCTTCATATTCATCAGAATGTACAGTATGTTTCTTGGAACTGAGCCCTCAACTTTAGCATTGTAAGGGGCTTATCACACCAAACACGCTTGAAAtgcttggaaacgcaaggcgtGACGCCctgcctttttttaaaaagagcagTGTGATgcagctttttatattgctaggcaacatccgagtcagctgtcttgtcaatcaaatattgaagcgtgagtgctcttttgctgttaactgtcatattagcagaaactttaaaaagaggacgtttgctctgaccttgtttgagggtgagaggtgcacaaacacgaaGGAGAGAGtaagcgagtggagtccggatcttcaaagcaactgtaaacttccctcaccacaacgtaaggcccgactctcccctcattcgatcggacaatggaaagacgcaaATGACGTCAGCTGCTTTTCCACTCTCAGAGCTCCTTCAAAACCTCGTGCTGAGACCAGCAGTAAAAATCACAAGGCGTTCGGCATGCAAAAACAGCGAGCAAACtctccctgcccatagaatatcattcaaaataggtgcctgcaactgccataaacgcgtttggtgtgattggcccctaatgctgcgtttacaccaaccacgTTTCAGGCGACAAAATCGTGTataccgcgcctagtttgctgcttgaacagtttgaatgcattcgcgcgtcTACTTCACttgcggaaaaagcaagcatttgacgcgcatCAGAAGCTCGGGTGTCAGCCGCAAATTGGCGTgaaacgcaaaatgcacaaaaagcatcATTCGCGCGTACCACGCCATTTGCTCAATTTCGCACCATTCGACTGAACTAGAcacgcgaatgaggcggaaagGCGTCTTCCACGTCATGCTAAATGCCTCATCTGCGTCGCGGGACCTCCAGATGCGGGTcaacgcatcttcacattgactaaacattgaaatcacttgcgcttgccgcctctaccgcgtctggtgtaaacgcagcataagaacCCTGTTCTGATAGTTACACTGTCACTCTTGCATTGTGGCATACTTGATCGTATCTAaaattgttttaagcacaattttCTAAATGTGTAGTTTTAGTCTTATATGTGTGCTTTAAAAATGTTCATGCTTCTTTAAAATGaacttttgaaattaaagctGCAGTCGGTACCTTTTGCCTCTCTATTGCCATCTCTGTCACATTAAATTGTAGGTTACTTAACTTTATGTGTATTAAAAAAACCAAACTGTCATTTTCTGGGAAATCCAGCTGACACCTTAACAAACCATTATTATAAGCATGCTGTCATGTATCACGGTAAAGAATAACCTAAATATATCcagctttaaatatttaaacacttCTGCAAAATCTAAGATTGTGCTTTCTTTTATGTATATAAATTATATCCTAAAATGTTGAATTAATGCACCTACGCACATTAGGCAACTACCGACAGGCACCTCAACTAAACCCATCAGGGACGCAAGGCTTTTAAGTCTGATCTCTATTTGATTGTTAGTTCCAGTATAAGTGTCTCTGGGCAGATATTTCTGCTTTGCCTGCTTCATGTGTGTTGGCCTGGACCTGTTCAGATTATCAATGTCCTAAGACAACACGCACTTATCTGCTGATCCTCTAAGCCTGtctttgcttgttttgtgtttgCGCTCCAGGTAGGGGAGAATTTTGTCCCTCCACTGTTGGACGCGGTGCTTATAGATTACCAGCGCAATGTCCCTGCGGCAAGGGAACCGGAAGTGCTCAGTACCATGGCGACGATCGTAAACAAACTGGGTGGACACATTACAGGAGAGATCCCACAGATATTTGATGCAGTGTTTGAGTGCACACTAAACATGATTAACAAAGTAAGCAGCCCTTACTTAATTCTGAACAGCCTGTAATGAAAATTGAATTATTGTATTATAATCAAAGCCCGCCTGTGTATGTTGCTTTAATTGTGTTTAGGACTTTGAGGAATACCCAGAACACCGGACACATTTCTTCTACCTGCTGCAGGCGGTGAACTCTCACTGTTTCCCAGCATTCCTTGCCATTCCACCAGCCCAGTTTAAACTTGTGCTCGACTCCATAATATGGGCCTTTAAACACACCATGAGAAATGTGGCAGACACTGGTGAGATAAACGCAGACTTTAAACCTACATTATCGTTTATCATAGCATGCATAgatcaaatgtaaaataaacaatttaatcGCAGGCCTGCAGATTCTCTACACGCTGCTGCAGAACGTGGCTCAGGAGGAGGCAGCAGCGCAGAGCTTCTATCAGACTTACTTTTGTGATGTCCTGCAGCACATCTTCTCTGTTGTTACAGATACATCACACACAGCCGGTGAGCTCTGCCCACTCTCTCTTGTTCTCTGAAGTCTTTTTTTATCCTGAGCACAGCTTTAATCAGCctcaaactaaaaaaaaaaggttttataaATGACTGACGGAAGATTATTACTGGACTAGATTTAATTTAGACTGCTTAAATTATTACAGATTTTATCTGATAAAGAGTGAATGATGGCCACGTTGATTGTGTCTGTCTAGCTTTGAAGTAatattactgtattttatttaaatacatcattctgattggttaatcaCGGCTTTCAGATATTTCTAAATAATCGCTCGCATAGATGTCACCTGTTTTACTTATGTATATACAGCTGACTGCATGTGCATACTATCTCTAATTAGTAATGAAAAGtctattattctgtttttgttcatttattGCAATCACTTTCGGAAAAGAAATCTGTAAATGCTGATTTATTAAGCTTCTATGTGTTTGTCTTTCAGGTTTGACCATGCACGCCTCTATCTTGGCGTACATGTTTAATCTTGTTGAGGAAGGGAAAATAAGTGCAGTTTTGAATCCATCAAACCCAGTTAGCAACCAGGTGTTCATCCAGGAATATGTGGCCAACTTGCTAAAATCAGCTTTCCCACATTTACAGGAGTGAGTATCCACTAACGATTTCTCAAATACTCATGGATTCAAAGACTGTACAGAATATCTTGGAGAAATTGTAAATATCTGAATtatgactaggggtgtaacaatacatCGATATGGATCGATGCATCGATGTCACACATAAAAATCGATTTGAGGTtcctttattttgacactctcCATGTCCTCATTCCTTGACATAACGTCCATCTACGCATTTCCGCCAAAGcgcacatttttgtttattttcgtCTACTAGCGTCAGAAAGTGAATGCGAAGCAGCAACAAagtagcctgacgttgtcatactcaattctagtcagaatttgagtctgataccgctccatgattatgaggcgtgtctcaaccgaaaaatgcctctgcactctaTTGGATAGACCTATGACCAATTAGAGCAACGGCGTgtgtgacgtatgttgaaatgacgtcttttgcagcctgactgaactgctagttatttcgctacaatgacTATACAATTGTGATTATACTAGCGaatgtacatcaacacctactatgtttacaacatttcatttatatcacaactttaagtatttactaagtcatacagaaagaatatctcttaccatttgtacgttaggtgaacttcatccacgaccatacccattacgtttgcttgaAAAATATTGGAGCttagcatgtccctccacttattcagcagCCACGATTCCAAGgttccgaaaagaagctggcaacggccgctaattatatccatcgAAACCCGTAGGAAGGACAACAAAAACATCTTTgcgatcaacaaatgccttgatcgcgtttctctgttcctcttttaaaatcaatgctctgtcgatatcttttcgaacagactcaatgtcagaatccacacatctgaattctaCAGCGGCAGCCACTTCGTTGTAAATAGATTCAACACatgcgctctttggtgacgtggttggttacgttactgttgatcatctgtccatcatcgtataaagcccgccctgacaatttgattggtcgaccagctttgggtctcgcatagtagctcctcaacggagaaaccccagaccgatcttcctgtcctcaaaatgttgtggtcggggctaagatcggctgatACCCAGGCTAGCAACAAAGTGGTTGTAGCAGTGAAATCACTGCGAAAGCGACCTAAGACGAGCAGTTGTTTAGCACTGCAGGTGATATTGTACTAAAAGCTCTCTAACTTAAGCCGCATTCATGATccctatgatgacaaaagtaaacagaaagatcggtttacgagatcggcaaatttagcGAGTACCGATCGAGTCATTGAATGCCATTATCGGCCGATTGGCGgacgatcgatcggagcatagATTATGCCATTTTCAAAGAGGTTAATTaaatgttcatgttatatattttggttgcatttgtAAGTTAAAATATAACATGCCTTAACTAGGcatgtaatataaaaatatctaTAAATTAATCGGATGGAATCGCAAACGCATCAAAGAAGTGTTTAATGTATCGGCAAAAATTGAATCGCCGGCAGAGAAAATCGTTTTTTAATCGAATTGTAATGAACTGTCTGATTTACACCCCTAATCATGACTGCCACATGCATGTGTGTTATTATCAGGCATTTTCTCTGCAGTGgagcatttgttaaaaatgtgtaaattatGTACTAAAatcacattttgagttagtcaAAACAACTGCTATTAGTTTACCTTGCACAAGACAGCCCTCTTCAGTTTGTTTACTTATAtagcaaaataaaaacacagataGAAAAGAAATGTATTCTCTGTCTGATTGTGTGATTCTCTATTTTTGCAGTGCCCAGGTAAAAGTGTTTGTGACTGGTCTGTTCAGTTTAAACCAAGACATCCCAGCATTCAAAGAACACTTGAGGGATTTCCTTGTGCAGATCAAGGTCAGTTTCAAATAGTCTTAAAGAGATCTCAGTGAGACCAGGACACTGAGTAATGTTTAGTTTTGTTTActaaaatgaaaagaaaagaaaataataaggTATTGACATCAGTAAAAACAAACCTTTGTCTGCTTTTTATGTTGATGAGCTGTCATTTTGACCTTTAAGTGACCATAAGTATTGTGTAACTGTGTGGGGCGACTGTAGTGCCAAGTGTGAGTGTATGTGTTGAGAGAAAGTTTTAACTTGTGGTGGAAATAACAGGTTGCTGTTGATGTGCATTGGTTCAAGCTGAACCCATGAAATGTTCATTCCTTTCTCTGTGTTCTTTTAAGGAATTTGCAGGCGAGGACACCTCTGATCTGTTTTTGGAAGAGAGGGAAGCCTCACTGCGTCAGGCCCAGGAGGAGAAACACAAATTGCAGATGTCCGTGCCTGGCATTCTCAACCCACATGAAATACCAGAGGAGATGTGTGACTGAGttcacacacgcgcacacaacaCACGCTGACTTGGAAACAAACTTAACACATCTCGACCGAGGCGGTGTTGTGGCTGCTCTTCTTTGGGGAATTTGTGTGATTTcttgtacgtgtgtgtgtgtgtgtgtgtgtgtgtgtgtgtgtgtgtgtgtgtgtgtgtgtgagtgcgcGAGTACTTTAGGCTCTTCCTGTGAGGAGGTGATTTCGGCACTTGGCTGTCTTTTGACCAAAACAATATGTAAATTATTTTGTCATCCAGCGGCCCTAATCGCATAGTTGTGTATTACCTTTCTGTTGTTAACAGCTTACGTTTGGTCACTGTAATCCAAATGCCGCTGCATGAAGTGTCACACCTGTACAATTAACTCTTGCTTGTGTGCTCTTTTTTTCCTCTCCCGTTTTCTCCTTTCACGCATCATGTATTTgttaatgtatattatatataagaGCAAAGTGCAGTTTTTGTAGAATGCTGTATGTGCTCTGGCAGTGGGCAGATGTATCTAGTGTCTGtatctgtgtgtgcgtgtgtgagaCAATCACAGCCTCTTAGCAGCACACCAGATACAGCCAGTGAAAATGTTGATGAATGTTAGTGATGGGTGAGTGTTGCACAGTGGCTATAGTTTTTTAGCCACTGTGCGTGCGCGTGTGGGTTTGGGTTGGGCGAGGAGCTGATAGCAGATTGGGACTAAAGTAAAGCTTGATGCTGAATGTGAAGTGGCACGGATCACTGAATGAATGGACTCTGTGAAGTGAACCTGTTTGCTTTTTTACACAGGAGTGTTCAGCAGCCCTCTACATGTTCATATCAGCATAACTGTACAGCATCTTTACTACCATGGGAACACGCGGATGTTTCGTTCTGTTTTGTTCTGGGTGTGCGAGCGTGCGCGCGTGTGTTGTCGCTAAGCCGACATCAGGTTTTTTGTTTTCCTCAATGAGGACGGTTGCTCCTTTTGTGAGCTTTCATTAAATTGAAGTAAAAAAAGTGGTTGATATTTATGGGTTCTTGTAGGCTTACACCTTTATAACTGCTCATGTTAACTCACTCAGAGACAGCTTTTGGAGTTTTTTGAATTGTACTAATTTCCATTGTTTACCATGCTGTAGTGCCGCAGGACACTACGTAGAGCGAAATAAATCTcagtttacatttaattttgtatttttgcatttttcatttttatcttGAGGTGTCCTGTCCAAATGAAGCAAAACGGTTTTATTCTAAGAAAACGACAAATGCCAACATTCTCAATAGGAAGATGAATGTACTGATTCAATTACTTCAGATTAGTGGTGAATTTCCCTTCACTATGTGTAACATTTGTTGTGAAATTTTTTGAACTGATTAAAGTTGAAAGAATTTTATAAGTATGTCTGATTCCTCTCAGGTTTCTTGTCAGTGTGATGTCATGTGTAGTAAATAAATGTTGGGACATTCCCCTCTGAATGTTACAccacatttataaataattaaatcatgggTATTCATTTCTGCAAGACGATGTTAAAATACACTAAAAAATCATATGTACAGCAACAGGTCTAAACAATCTCCCAAACTTAAACCACTgctaaagggacagttcactgAAAAACTAAAATTCTGTTCTTTACTTATcctcaagttgtttcaaacctgtatttatttctttgttctgctgaatacaaaataattatattttagtaacaaacaacaaaaagcaGATCTGGGGAACCACAGTAAACTTCTAtatagtaaaaaatatattaaactatggaagtaaatggtgccccagatctgctttgttattaacatttttttttaacttaatttgtattaaaaaaaaataatggtttTGAACCACTTGAGGGAAAAATGATGATGagaatttaattttttgttgaattatcCTTTAACATGTTTTGAGAACTTGCCTGTAGTAAATTTCACTCGCATGGAAGCAAAAAGCAGAACTGGTGCACCATACACTTCTataggaaaaaataaaaaaaatacaatggaagtaaatgatgccccagatctgctttattaacatttttttttttacttaatttgtattaaaaaaaataatggtttTGAACCACTTGAGGGAAAAATGATGATGagaatttaattttttgttgaattatcCTTTAACATGTTTTGAGAACTTGCCTGTAGTAAATTTCACTCGCATGGAAGCAAAAAGCAGAACTGGTGCACCATACACTTCtatagtaaaaaaataaataaaaatacaatggaagtaaatggtgccccagatctgctttgatataaaaaaaatttaacttaatttgtattaaaaaaatttatggtTTTGAACCACTTGAGGGAAGAATGATgatgagaattttcattttttgttgaattatcCTTTAACATGTTTTGAGAACTTGCCTGTAGTAAATTTCACTCGCATGGAAACAAAAAGCAGAACAAAGCAGATCTGGAACACCATAGACTTCtatagtaaaaaataaatacaaatacaatggaagtaaatggtgccccagatctgctttgttattaacattttttttttaaacttaatttgtatttaaaaaaattatggtttTGAACCACTTGAGGGAAGAATGATGAagagaatttaaatttttgttgaattatCCTTTAACATGTTTTGAGAACTTGCCTGTAGTAAATTTCACTCGCATGGAAACAAAAAGCAGAACAAAGCAGATCTGGAACACCATAGACTTCtatagtaaaaaataaataaaaatacaatggaagtaaatggtgccccagatctgctttgatataaaaaaatttttttacttaatttgtatttaaaaaattaatggtTTTGAACCACTTGAGGGAAGAATGATgatgagaattttcattttttgttgaattaaattaaatctttaaCATGTTTTGAGAACTTGCCTGTAGTACATTTCACTCGCATTAAAACAAAAAGCAGAACAAAGCAGATCTGGAGCACCATAAACTTCtatagtaaaaaaataaataaaaatacaatggaagtaaatggtgccccagatctgctttgttattaacattttttttttaaacttgatttgtattaaaaaaaataatggtttTGAACTACTTAAGAGAAGAATGATGAtgagaattttaatttttgttgaattatgctttaacatgttttgaGAACTTGCCTGTAATAAATTTCACTCGTATGGAAACAAAAAGCAGATCTGGAGCACCATACACTtctatagtaaaaaaaaaaaaaatacaatggaagtaaatggtgccccagatcggcttggttattacattttttaaaaatgtttttgatgataataataaatgatgataagaATGATGATAAGATAAAAAATTTTTGTTAACTATCCTTAACTAACATGTTTTGGGATGTTAACATAGAGATTGGTGAACTGTTATTTTAGCTctattggtagagcattgtattAGCTGCATAAAGGCCATGGGGTTGATCCCAGGAACAAACTATTAAATGTACGCATGcgttgctttggataaaggcacctgccaaatgcataaatgtaatttaaatgtgCCCACCACCTGCTGAATTTATTATAGCAGCTAAGATCCATTTCCGCACTGATGCTTCTCTTAACCCACGGTTAAAATGAAACCTGTCATCCACTAAAGCTCTAGTATCCTGCTGTTTGTATACGTCTCAAGAGCTATGTGACTGGCACGGAAAAGCAGTGTAGAGTTTCAATGCTGATGCAGTTTCCTTGAATATTATGTGCTTTAATATGTATTCCAAGAAACGCGCCTCTTTTTGTATTCTCGTGTGCACTTGACATGCTTTAACAGTTGTTTGAATGCATCATCATTATTTCATAATCACATGAGAGTGTTTgctttttaagaaaacatgttTTGGATCAAGAGTAAAAATATCCAAAAGTTCTGAAGAAGTTTTTTAGAATTGCCTGGAAGTCGAGTTTAATTTCTTTAGTCTTGAGACTGCTGTCTATTCTGCATTTGATTATAATTGATTGAAATCATTTATTATGGTTTCCCGCTTGTGTTGTAGCCTGCAGTAAAtttaattcccatggaaagaTGACATGGATTTTCCCCCGCCcaattttacaacattaatccCGTCCGGGGGAACAAGCAAAACCTCTTTCATAAATCCTGTTCAGGGCCCAACCCACTCATCCCTCTACTCAGTGAAAAAGATAGCCCACTTTACATTAAGTATTCATTCTATATATAAAGTTTCTTGTTATATGTGACCCAGGACTACAAACCAGTTATTTTATCcccaaaatcattaggataagTAAAGATGTTCCATCTTGTAAAAAATATCAtaagtaatatgtgttgctaaggacttacaAACCATCCATAAGTGGAATGCTTATTCAGCTTTCATATGATTTATAAATCTCAATTAAAAATGTACCctgaaagggatagttcggccaaaaatgaaaattctttcatcatttactcactctcatgttgttacaaacctgtataaatttctttgttctgatgaacacaaaggaagatattttgagaaatgtttgtaaccaaaccatttgtggaccccattcacttccatagtggggaaaaagaatacaatggaactaaatggggtccacaaacggtttggttgcaaacatttctcaaaatatctttatttgtgttcattagaacaatgacatttatgcaggtttggaacaacatgatagcgagtaaatgattacagaatttttatttttgtgtgaactatctctttaagacTGTTTT containing:
- the xpo1b gene encoding exportin-1; this translates as MPAIMTMLADHAARQLLDFNQKLDINLLDNVVNCLYHGVGPQQRMAQEVLTHLKEHPDAWTRVDTILEFSQNMNTKYYALQILETVIKTRWKILPRNQCEGIKKYVVGLIIKTSSDAANVEKEKVYIGKLNMILVQILKQEWPKHWPTFISDIVGASRTSESLCQNNMVILKLLSEEVFDFSSGQMTQVKAKHLKDSMCNEFSQIFQLCQFVMENSQNAPLVHATLETLLRFLNWIPLGYIFETKLISTLVYKFLNVPMFRNVTLKCLTEIAGVSVSQYEEQFVSLFTLTMMQLKQMLPLNTNIRLAYANGKDDEQNFIQNLSLFLCTFLKEHGQLIEKRLNLRETLMEALHYMLLVSEVEETEIFKICLEYWNHLAAELYRESPFSTSTSPLLSGSQHFDVPPRRQLYLPVLSKVRLLMVSRMAKPEEVLVVENDQGEVVREFMKDTDSINLYKNMRETLVYLTHLDYADTERIMTEKLHNQVNGTEWSWKNLNTLCWAIGSISGAMHEEDEKRFLVTVIKDLLGLCEQKRGKDNKAIIASNIMYIVGQYPRFLRAHWKFLKTVVNKLFEFMHETHDGVQDMACDTFIKIAQKCRRHFVQVQVGEVMPFIDEILNNINTIICDLQPQQVHTFYEAVGYMIGAQTDQAVQEHLIEKYMLLPNQVWDSIIQQATKNVDILKDPETVKQLGSILKTNVRACKAVGHPFVIQLGRIYLDMLNVYKCLSENISAAIQTNGEMVTKQPLIRSMRTVKRETLKLISGWVSRSNDPQMVGENFVPPLLDAVLIDYQRNVPAAREPEVLSTMATIVNKLGGHITGEIPQIFDAVFECTLNMINKDFEEYPEHRTHFFYLLQAVNSHCFPAFLAIPPAQFKLVLDSIIWAFKHTMRNVADTGLQILYTLLQNVAQEEAAAQSFYQTYFCDVLQHIFSVVTDTSHTAGLTMHASILAYMFNLVEEGKISAVLNPSNPVSNQVFIQEYVANLLKSAFPHLQDAQVKVFVTGLFSLNQDIPAFKEHLRDFLVQIKEFAGEDTSDLFLEEREASLRQAQEEKHKLQMSVPGILNPHEIPEEMCD